Proteins encoded by one window of Kribbella flavida DSM 17836:
- a CDS encoding ABC-F family ATP-binding cassette domain-containing protein — protein sequence MAANPAPNLVNLEAVSKGFGTRLLLDKVSLGVGRGDRVGVVGRNGDGKSTLLQILARRLEPDAGRVTQNRDLRLGYLGQSDDLDPALTVIQAVTGDVETYTWAADPRARSVMEHLLGEIDHEALVGTLSGGERRRVSLARLLLTDVDLLILDEPTNHLDIEAVNWLAAHVVDRAGALIVVTHDRWFLDAVCTDTWEVQGGRVSSYDGGYAAYVLAKAERARTEQVTEAKRQNLLKKELAWLRRGAPARTTKSKFRVDAANALIEDEPAPRDKLALSQLATSRLGKDVFDAEDVSLAFGDRLMLDRVTFRLGPADRIGLLGPNGAGKTTFLKVLTGQLAPTAGQVKQGKTVRTAHLSQTLDEVDGSSTVLAHITGIRRTAALAGRGGELASSQLLERFGFTGDKLTTRISDLSGGERRRLQLLRILLDEPNVLILDEPTNDLDVETLTVLEDFLDSWPGVVVVVTHDRYFLERVSDMVYAIMGDGRVRHLPRGVEQYLAELTAGTPVRRAVVQPVPGAQGGNQAGTTSSGARTSTLTEDAPTSPAPSTPADAAAARAAKKELNRIERQLSKLADTEKKLHDQLAANASDYAKLAELDTELRKVTEEREELETAWLEAAERAE from the coding sequence ATGGCTGCCAACCCCGCACCCAATCTGGTCAATCTCGAAGCCGTCAGCAAAGGCTTCGGCACCCGGCTCCTGCTCGACAAGGTGAGTCTCGGCGTCGGCCGGGGGGACCGGGTCGGCGTGGTCGGGCGGAACGGGGACGGCAAGTCGACGCTGCTGCAGATCCTCGCCCGCCGCCTCGAGCCGGACGCCGGCCGGGTGACGCAGAACCGCGACCTCCGGCTGGGCTACCTCGGCCAGAGCGACGACCTGGACCCGGCGCTGACGGTGATCCAGGCCGTCACCGGCGACGTCGAGACCTACACCTGGGCCGCCGACCCGCGGGCCCGGTCGGTGATGGAGCACCTGCTCGGCGAGATCGACCACGAGGCGCTGGTCGGCACGCTGAGCGGTGGCGAGCGCCGCCGGGTCTCGCTGGCCCGGCTGCTGCTCACCGACGTGGACCTGCTGATCCTGGACGAGCCGACCAACCACCTGGACATCGAGGCGGTGAACTGGCTGGCCGCGCACGTGGTCGACCGGGCCGGCGCGCTGATCGTGGTGACCCACGACCGGTGGTTCCTGGACGCCGTCTGCACCGACACCTGGGAGGTGCAGGGCGGCCGGGTCTCGTCGTACGACGGCGGCTACGCGGCGTACGTGCTGGCCAAGGCGGAGCGGGCGCGGACCGAGCAGGTGACCGAGGCGAAGCGGCAGAACCTGCTGAAGAAGGAGCTTGCCTGGTTGCGCCGCGGTGCGCCGGCCCGGACGACGAAGTCGAAGTTCCGGGTCGACGCCGCGAACGCGCTGATCGAGGACGAGCCGGCCCCGCGGGACAAGCTGGCCCTGTCGCAGCTGGCGACGTCGCGGCTCGGCAAGGACGTGTTCGACGCGGAGGACGTCAGTCTGGCCTTCGGTGACCGGCTGATGCTCGACCGGGTCACCTTCCGGCTCGGCCCGGCCGACCGGATCGGGCTGCTCGGCCCGAACGGCGCGGGCAAGACGACGTTCCTCAAGGTGCTGACCGGGCAGCTGGCGCCGACCGCCGGCCAGGTGAAGCAGGGCAAGACCGTCCGGACCGCGCACCTGTCGCAGACCCTGGACGAGGTCGACGGGTCGTCGACGGTGCTCGCGCACATCACCGGCATCCGCCGGACCGCGGCCCTGGCCGGCCGCGGCGGCGAACTGGCCTCCTCTCAGCTGCTGGAGCGCTTCGGCTTCACCGGCGACAAGCTGACCACCCGGATCAGCGACCTGTCCGGCGGTGAGCGGCGCCGCCTGCAGCTGCTGCGCATCCTGCTCGACGAGCCGAACGTGCTGATCCTGGACGAGCCGACCAACGACCTGGACGTCGAGACGCTGACCGTGCTGGAGGACTTCCTCGACAGCTGGCCGGGCGTCGTCGTGGTCGTCACCCACGACCGGTACTTCCTGGAGCGGGTCAGCGACATGGTCTACGCCATCATGGGCGACGGCCGGGTCCGGCACCTGCCGCGCGGCGTCGAGCAGTACCTGGCCGAGCTCACCGCCGGTACGCCGGTACGCCGTGCTGTCGTGCAGCCCGTCCCCGGCGCCCAGGGCGGCAACCAGGCCGGGACCACGTCGAGCGGTGCCCGGACCAGCACGCTCACCGAGGACGCGCCGACGTCGCCGGCACCGAGCACTCCGGCCGACGCGGCCGCGGCCCGGGCGGCGAAGAAGGAGCTGAACCGGATCGAGCGGCAGCTGTCCAAGCTCGCGGACACCGAGAAGAAGCTGCACGACCAGCTGGCGGCGAATGCCAGCGACTACGCCAAGCTGGCCGAGCTGGACACCGAGCTGCGCAAGGTCACCGAAGAGCGGGAAGAACTCGAAACGGCGTGGCTGGAAGCCGCCGAGCGGGCGGAATAA
- a CDS encoding SAM-dependent methyltransferase, with protein sequence MSPESAVPADSEIVLNHGMPTAARVYDVMLDGKDNFEIDRQVAEASLHVMPELKEIAQHNRAILHRAVRLLAAERGITQFLDLGSGLPTARNTHEVAQEVNPDAKVIYVDIDPIVLAHGRALLEDNENTRVVTADLRKPVEVLQHPDVLALIDFDKPVCVMLCGILHHLADDEDPKGIVETLRDAVAPGSYFFITNFTRLSDSRESEKLEQVLLSQLGTGRVRTPAELAAYFDGLEILPPGIVPLPLWRADQVITDATTIGVRFMTGGVGRKP encoded by the coding sequence ATGTCCCCCGAAAGCGCAGTACCGGCCGATTCCGAGATCGTCCTGAACCACGGAATGCCGACGGCGGCCCGCGTCTACGACGTGATGCTCGACGGCAAGGACAACTTCGAGATCGACCGGCAGGTCGCGGAAGCGAGCCTGCACGTGATGCCCGAGCTCAAGGAGATCGCGCAGCACAACAGGGCGATCCTGCACCGGGCGGTGCGTCTGCTCGCGGCCGAGCGGGGCATCACGCAGTTCCTCGACCTGGGATCCGGTCTGCCCACGGCGCGCAACACGCACGAGGTGGCCCAGGAGGTCAATCCGGACGCGAAGGTCATCTACGTCGACATCGACCCGATCGTGCTCGCCCACGGCCGGGCCCTGCTGGAGGACAACGAGAACACCCGCGTCGTCACCGCCGACCTGCGCAAGCCCGTCGAGGTCCTGCAGCACCCCGACGTGCTGGCGCTGATCGACTTCGACAAGCCGGTCTGCGTGATGCTGTGCGGGATCCTGCACCACCTCGCCGACGACGAGGACCCGAAGGGGATCGTCGAGACGCTGCGTGACGCGGTCGCGCCCGGCTCGTACTTCTTCATCACGAACTTCACCCGGCTGTCGGACTCACGGGAGAGCGAGAAGCTCGAGCAGGTCCTGCTGTCGCAGTTGGGCACCGGCCGCGTCCGCACCCCGGCGGAGCTGGCGGCGTACTTCGACGGCCTCGAGATCCTGCCGCCGGGCATCGTGCCGCTGCCGCTGTGGCGCGCTGACCAGGTCATCACCGACGCCACGACGATCGGCGTCCGCTTCATGACCGGCGGCGTCGGCAGGAAACCCTGA
- a CDS encoding elongation factor G, whose amino-acid sequence MGILAHVDAGKTSLTERLLYAAGVIDRVGRVDDGSTRTDSMELERRRGITIRSAVVSFELADLTVNLIDTPGHADFIAEVERALSVLDGAVLVLSAVEGVQVQTRLLMRTLQRLHIPTLLFVNKIDRMGARHDELLADVRRLLTPAAIPLGTVRDLGGRSARYVPFPPGATAISETLAERNDQFLARYLDDEVTAADQWRELAEQVRRAQVQPLYFGSAMTGDGVPELIEGIRTILPRATSSPGDRLQASVFKVERGPAGDKIASARIFAGTLRERQPVDVHRGGTTYQAKPAAVELFSRGGTRRVAAAEAGSIVALRGLKEIRIGDQLGVPSRRGGRLFAPPTLETVVRAADRIKLYQALQQLAEQDPLIRVRQDEEISVSLYGEVQKEVIAALLADEYGLAVTFDETRPIHLERPAGVGTAYREMGAPGNPWLATIGFRVSPAPVGTGIDYRLEVELGGLPRAFHTAIEHTARQTLRQGLFGWEVDDVQIDLTHTGYSSAGSVAADFRRLVPVVLMEALDRAGTTVVEPVHHFELELPPDAVAPVLGRLAEARAAVETSRIDAEHAELTGQIPAGSVHAFESQLPGLTHGEGILLTTFEGFRPVPGPSPTRPRTDGNPLNQKEYLLHLNQHQAG is encoded by the coding sequence ATGGGAATCCTGGCGCATGTTGACGCCGGCAAGACGAGCCTGACCGAGCGGCTGCTGTACGCCGCCGGCGTCATCGACCGGGTCGGCCGGGTCGACGACGGCAGCACCCGGACCGACTCGATGGAGCTGGAACGCCGCCGCGGCATCACGATCCGCTCCGCGGTGGTGTCGTTCGAACTGGCCGACCTGACCGTGAACCTGATCGACACCCCCGGCCACGCGGACTTCATCGCCGAGGTCGAGCGCGCGCTGTCCGTGCTGGACGGCGCGGTCCTGGTGCTTTCCGCGGTCGAGGGCGTCCAGGTGCAGACCCGGCTGCTGATGCGCACGCTGCAGCGGCTGCACATCCCGACCCTGCTGTTCGTGAACAAGATCGACCGGATGGGGGCCCGGCACGACGAGCTGCTCGCCGACGTGCGCCGGCTGCTGACACCGGCCGCGATCCCGCTCGGCACGGTCCGCGACCTCGGCGGACGGAGTGCTCGCTACGTACCGTTCCCGCCCGGTGCGACGGCGATCTCGGAGACACTTGCCGAGCGCAACGATCAGTTCCTGGCCCGGTACCTGGACGACGAGGTGACCGCGGCGGACCAGTGGCGGGAGCTGGCCGAGCAGGTTCGCCGCGCTCAGGTCCAGCCGCTGTACTTCGGATCCGCGATGACCGGTGACGGCGTGCCGGAACTGATCGAGGGCATCCGTACCATCTTGCCCAGAGCAACCAGCTCGCCCGGCGATCGCTTGCAGGCTTCGGTGTTCAAGGTCGAGCGCGGACCGGCGGGAGACAAGATCGCCTCCGCCCGGATCTTCGCCGGGACGCTGCGCGAGCGGCAGCCGGTCGACGTGCACCGCGGCGGTACGACGTACCAGGCGAAGCCGGCCGCGGTCGAGCTGTTCTCCCGCGGTGGGACCCGGCGGGTCGCCGCGGCCGAGGCCGGGAGCATCGTCGCGCTGCGCGGGCTGAAGGAGATCCGGATCGGTGACCAGCTGGGAGTCCCGAGCCGGCGGGGCGGCCGGTTGTTCGCCCCGCCGACGCTGGAGACGGTTGTCCGGGCCGCCGACCGGATCAAGCTGTACCAGGCGTTGCAGCAGCTCGCCGAGCAGGATCCGTTGATCCGGGTCCGGCAGGACGAGGAAATCTCGGTCAGCCTGTACGGCGAAGTGCAGAAGGAGGTGATCGCCGCCCTGCTCGCCGACGAGTACGGCCTGGCCGTCACCTTCGACGAGACCCGGCCGATCCACCTGGAACGCCCGGCCGGCGTCGGTACGGCGTACCGGGAGATGGGGGCACCGGGCAACCCGTGGCTCGCGACGATCGGGTTCCGGGTCTCGCCCGCGCCGGTCGGCACCGGGATCGACTACCGGCTGGAGGTCGAACTGGGCGGGCTGCCGCGAGCGTTCCACACCGCGATCGAGCACACCGCCCGGCAGACCTTGCGGCAGGGCCTGTTCGGCTGGGAGGTGGACGATGTACAAATCGACCTGACGCACACCGGCTACTCCTCGGCGGGCAGCGTCGCGGCGGACTTCCGCCGACTGGTCCCGGTGGTTCTGATGGAGGCGCTCGACCGGGCCGGGACGACGGTGGTCGAGCCGGTCCACCACTTCGAGCTCGAACTGCCGCCGGACGCGGTCGCGCCGGTCCTCGGTCGCCTGGCCGAAGCCCGGGCCGCCGTCGAGACCAGCCGGATCGACGCCGAGCACGCCGAGCTGACGGGCCAGATCCCGGCCGGGAGCGTGCACGCGTTCGAGTCCCAGCTCCCCGGTCTCACCCACGGCGAAGGCATCCTGCTCACCACGTTTGAGGGCTTCCGGCCGGTTCCCGGGCCCTCGCCCACCCGTCCGCGGACCGACGGAAACCCCCTCAACCAGAAGGAGTACCTGCTGCACCTCAACCAGCACCAAGCCGGGTGA
- a CDS encoding SigE family RNA polymerase sigma factor yields MGAVSRDEDFSAFVQASSGRLLRYARLLCGDAAQAEDLVQAALEKAYPRWDRIRDGEPYAYVRQVVVNHHLSWLRRRPWRERSAGDAADLDHSSPARFADPIDGLVTGMVISTALDVLTRRERSVIVLRYLEDLTEKQTAEELGLAVGTVKSVTFRALRKLRVSAPLGESYVGEST; encoded by the coding sequence ATGGGAGCCGTGAGCCGGGACGAGGACTTCTCTGCCTTCGTCCAGGCCAGTTCCGGCCGGCTGCTGCGGTACGCCCGGCTGCTGTGCGGTGATGCCGCGCAGGCCGAGGACTTGGTGCAGGCCGCGCTGGAAAAGGCCTACCCGCGGTGGGACCGGATCCGCGACGGTGAGCCCTACGCGTACGTCCGCCAGGTCGTGGTCAACCATCATCTGTCGTGGCTGCGGCGCCGGCCCTGGCGGGAGCGGTCGGCCGGCGACGCCGCGGACCTCGACCACAGCTCGCCGGCCCGGTTCGCCGACCCGATCGACGGACTGGTCACCGGGATGGTCATCTCGACGGCGCTGGACGTGCTGACCCGGCGCGAGCGAAGCGTCATCGTGCTGCGGTATCTCGAGGACCTGACGGAGAAGCAGACCGCCGAAGAGCTCGGGCTGGCGGTCGGCACGGTGAAGAGCGTGACGTTCCGGGCCTTGCGCAAGCTGCGGGTCTCGGCGCCACTCGGTGAGAGCTACGTCGGAGAGTCCACATGA
- a CDS encoding 4-(cytidine 5'-diphospho)-2-C-methyl-D-erythritol kinase yields the protein MPVPPSAQVTVRSPAKINLGLSVGPPRPDGFHPLATVYQAVALYDDVTATVRDDAEVTVEVVGDFAVNVPTDDSNLAVRAARLLQAEYDVEEGVDLSIRKTIPVAGGMAGGSTDAAATLVACNRLWGLQLTQSELQHLAAELGSDVPFCLVGHTALGQGRGEHVTEVMSRGTFHWVFAIADGGLSTPEVYAELDRIRPLRRVEPPEVRPELLAALLSGRSAALAVAISNDLQAAALSLRPELGDTLQFGLDQGALAAMISGSGPTCLFLAADSRRAVDLAVELAESGLCRMVRQAEGPVPGARILPANVNR from the coding sequence GTGCCCGTGCCACCTTCAGCCCAGGTCACGGTCCGGTCGCCGGCCAAGATCAATCTCGGTCTGTCCGTCGGTCCGCCGCGCCCGGACGGCTTCCACCCGCTCGCGACGGTGTACCAGGCCGTCGCGCTGTACGACGACGTCACCGCGACCGTGCGGGACGACGCCGAGGTCACCGTCGAGGTGGTCGGCGACTTCGCCGTGAACGTCCCGACCGACGACTCGAACCTGGCGGTCCGCGCGGCCCGGCTGCTGCAGGCGGAGTACGACGTCGAGGAAGGCGTCGACCTGAGCATTCGCAAGACCATCCCGGTCGCCGGGGGCATGGCCGGTGGATCCACCGACGCCGCGGCCACCCTGGTCGCCTGCAACCGGCTGTGGGGCCTGCAGCTGACGCAGTCCGAGCTCCAGCACCTCGCGGCGGAACTGGGCAGCGACGTGCCGTTCTGCTTGGTCGGGCACACCGCGCTGGGCCAGGGACGCGGCGAGCACGTCACCGAGGTGATGTCGCGCGGCACGTTCCACTGGGTCTTCGCGATCGCCGACGGCGGCCTGTCGACGCCCGAGGTCTACGCCGAGCTCGACCGGATCCGCCCGCTGCGCCGGGTCGAGCCGCCGGAGGTTCGCCCCGAGCTGCTCGCCGCCCTGCTCTCCGGCCGCTCCGCCGCGCTGGCGGTTGCCATCAGCAATGACCTGCAGGCGGCCGCCCTGTCGCTGCGGCCCGAGCTCGGCGACACCCTGCAGTTCGGCCTGGACCAGGGCGCCCTGGCCGCGATGATCTCCGGCTCCGGCCCGACCTGCCTGTTCCTGGCCGCCGACAGCCGCCGCGCGGTCGACCTCGCCGTCGAACTCGCCGAGTCCGGCCTGTGCCGCATGGTCCGCCAGGCCGAAGGCCCGGTCCCGGGCGCGCGCATCCTCCCGGCCAACGTCAACAGGTAG
- the rsmA gene encoding 16S rRNA (adenine(1518)-N(6)/adenine(1519)-N(6))-dimethyltransferase RsmA, producing MTSADSSTSAGPRLLGPADVRSLAASLGLRPTKQRGQNFVIDPNTVRRIVRAAELDPAGETVLEIGPGLGSLTLALLAEGHRVTAVEIDPLLAAALPATIASYAPAQADRFTVVEADAMAVQAEAIGTPTACVANLPYNVAVPVLLHLLAIAPSLRHGLVMVQSEVADRLAAPPGSRTYGVPSAKAAWYAEVRRAGPIGRNVFWPAPNVDSGLVAFARREPPATSASRQEVFAVIEAAFSQRRKTIRSALARWVPDRPTLDAVLAAAGVDPGLRGEMLGIADFAALAGARHDLRG from the coding sequence GTGACCAGCGCTGATTCGTCCACCTCCGCCGGACCGAGGCTTCTCGGTCCGGCGGACGTGCGTTCACTGGCCGCGTCGCTCGGGCTCCGCCCGACCAAGCAGCGCGGCCAGAACTTCGTCATCGACCCGAACACCGTGCGCCGGATCGTGCGCGCCGCCGAGCTCGACCCGGCCGGTGAGACGGTGCTCGAGATCGGGCCGGGGCTGGGATCGCTGACCCTCGCGCTGCTGGCCGAGGGACACCGGGTCACCGCCGTCGAGATCGACCCGCTGCTGGCCGCCGCCCTGCCCGCCACGATCGCCTCCTACGCGCCGGCCCAGGCCGACCGGTTCACCGTGGTCGAGGCCGACGCGATGGCCGTCCAGGCCGAGGCCATCGGCACGCCGACCGCCTGCGTGGCCAACCTGCCGTACAACGTTGCCGTCCCGGTGCTGCTCCACCTGCTGGCGATCGCGCCGTCGCTGCGGCACGGGCTGGTGATGGTGCAGTCCGAGGTCGCCGACCGGCTGGCCGCCCCACCCGGCTCCCGCACGTACGGCGTACCGTCGGCGAAGGCCGCCTGGTACGCCGAGGTGCGCCGGGCCGGGCCGATCGGGCGGAACGTGTTCTGGCCGGCCCCGAATGTCGACTCCGGCCTGGTCGCCTTCGCCCGGCGCGAGCCCCCGGCGACGAGCGCGTCCCGCCAAGAAGTGTTCGCGGTGATCGAGGCGGCGTTCTCGCAGCGGCGCAAGACGATCCGCTCGGCGCTGGCCCGCTGGGTCCCCGACCGGCCCACGCTGGACGCCGTGCTCGCCGCGGCCGGCGTCGACCCGGGACTGCGCGGCGAGATGCTCGGCATCGCCGACTTCGCAGCCCTGGCCGGAGCCCGTCACGACCTGCGCGGCTGA
- a CDS encoding resuscitation-promoting factor — protein sequence MRKSIIAAVGATAAIAVAGGSVAYASKSKTVSLSIDGQVQTVHTFGSTVADALEAKKIQVGERDLVAPALDAKLQDGQEIAVQYGRQLTVNQDGTKKSFWTTADSVNEALTDLGLRYDGALLSTSRSAPIGREGLALEVRTPKTVQFVRQGKVVAVKSMAMTVGEALKGARVGYDRDDRVTPAVTTPLKPGVNRITVVRVDVRKVTKTESIAFEKVETKSAQLLEGETKTTVEGTAGKKTVDYVLTYVDGKLVSTKKLASKVVSEPVDEKVTIGTKPKPEPEPESTPDEETTEAADPPVGNTSAWDRIAECESGGNWHINTGNGYYGGLQFSHQTWVAYGGDKYANNAHQASKAQQIAIAEKVRAARGGYGDWPVCGKRA from the coding sequence GTGCGTAAGTCCATCATTGCGGCCGTCGGTGCGACGGCTGCGATCGCCGTCGCAGGCGGTAGCGTGGCCTATGCGAGCAAGAGCAAGACCGTGAGCCTGTCGATCGACGGGCAGGTGCAGACCGTGCACACCTTCGGCTCCACGGTGGCGGACGCTCTCGAGGCGAAGAAGATCCAGGTCGGTGAGCGTGACCTGGTCGCGCCCGCGCTGGACGCCAAGCTGCAGGACGGTCAGGAGATCGCGGTGCAGTACGGCCGCCAGCTGACCGTCAACCAGGACGGCACCAAGAAGAGCTTCTGGACCACCGCCGACAGCGTGAACGAGGCGCTGACCGACCTGGGCCTGCGCTACGACGGCGCCCTGCTCTCCACCAGCCGCAGCGCCCCGATCGGGCGTGAGGGACTGGCGCTGGAGGTCCGGACGCCGAAGACGGTCCAGTTCGTCCGGCAGGGCAAGGTCGTCGCCGTGAAGTCGATGGCGATGACGGTCGGCGAGGCGCTGAAGGGCGCCCGGGTCGGCTACGACCGCGACGACCGGGTCACCCCGGCGGTGACGACGCCGCTGAAGCCGGGCGTCAACCGGATCACCGTGGTCCGGGTCGACGTCCGGAAGGTCACCAAGACCGAGTCGATCGCGTTCGAGAAGGTCGAGACCAAGTCGGCCCAGCTGCTCGAGGGCGAGACCAAGACGACCGTCGAGGGCACCGCCGGCAAGAAGACCGTCGACTACGTGCTCACCTACGTGGACGGCAAGCTGGTCAGCACCAAGAAGCTGGCGAGCAAGGTCGTTTCCGAGCCGGTGGACGAGAAGGTCACCATCGGCACCAAGCCGAAGCCGGAGCCGGAGCCCGAGTCCACGCCGGACGAGGAGACCACCGAGGCGGCCGACCCGCCGGTGGGCAACACCAGCGCCTGGGACCGGATCGCCGAGTGCGAGTCCGGCGGCAACTGGCACATCAACACCGGCAACGGGTACTACGGCGGCCTGCAGTTCAGCCACCAGACCTGGGTGGCCTACGGCGGCGACAAGTACGCCAACAACGCGCACCAGGCCAGCAAGGCGCAGCAGATCGCGATCGCCGAGAAGGTCCGCGCCGCCCGCGGCGGCTACGGCGACTGGCCGGTCTGCGGCAAGCGGGCCTGA
- a CDS encoding nitroreductase family protein — translation MEFSDVVRRRRMVRDYDPDRPVPADVRERILANGLRGPSAGFSQGWAFLTLEGDDRERYWRITAAAVDEKYVRWVTGLRRAPMLVLAFADKAAYLDRYAEPDKGRTDRDESRWAAPYWFVDTGMAVLLMLQTVVDEGLGACFFGAPSQLLGDLKDEFGVPAEYEFVGVLSIGYPAPDRRSPSLRRGRRSIAEVVHRGHWGRHAE, via the coding sequence GTGGAGTTCTCCGACGTCGTCCGGCGCCGCCGGATGGTGCGCGACTACGACCCGGACCGGCCGGTGCCGGCCGACGTCCGGGAGCGGATCCTCGCGAACGGCCTGCGCGGACCGTCGGCGGGCTTCAGCCAGGGCTGGGCCTTCCTGACCTTGGAAGGCGACGACCGGGAGCGGTACTGGCGGATCACGGCCGCCGCCGTCGACGAGAAGTATGTGCGATGGGTCACAGGACTGCGCCGGGCGCCGATGCTGGTGCTGGCCTTCGCCGACAAGGCCGCGTACCTCGACCGGTACGCCGAACCGGACAAGGGCCGCACCGACCGGGACGAGTCGCGCTGGGCCGCGCCGTACTGGTTCGTGGACACCGGGATGGCGGTGCTGCTGATGCTGCAGACGGTGGTCGACGAGGGCTTGGGGGCCTGCTTCTTCGGCGCTCCCAGCCAGTTGCTGGGTGATCTGAAGGACGAGTTCGGCGTACCGGCGGAGTACGAGTTCGTCGGGGTGCTGTCGATCGGCTACCCGGCTCCGGACCGGCGCTCGCCGTCGCTGCGCCGCGGCCGCCGGAGCATCGCCGAAGTGGTGCACCGGGGGCACTGGGGCCGGCACGCCGAGTAA
- a CDS encoding TatD family hydrolase, which translates to MSTEGVEVDRPTRERAAIGEDGRSRDRSRPALPDPLPMSVVDAHCHLDIADGEDGAWLGAAEAIKLAASVGVTRIVQVGCDLPGAVWAVEAAEQYPNLIAGVALHPNEAPKLKAAGELDSALAEIERLAAASAKVRVIGETGLDYFRTGEDGRAAQHESFAAHIELAKRLDKTLMIHDRDAHDDILAILDTEGVPDRVVMHCFSGDTEFARRCVERGAFLSFAGVVTFKNAQSLRDALAVTPLDRVLVETDAPYLTPSPHRGQPNASYLVPHTVRRMAGVLNISVAELCGALSDNADRAFGGRW; encoded by the coding sequence ATGTCTACCGAGGGTGTGGAGGTCGACCGTCCGACGCGGGAACGCGCTGCGATCGGGGAGGACGGCCGGTCCCGGGACCGCAGCCGGCCGGCGTTGCCCGACCCGTTGCCGATGAGCGTGGTCGACGCGCACTGCCACCTGGACATCGCCGACGGCGAGGACGGCGCCTGGCTCGGGGCCGCGGAGGCGATCAAGCTGGCCGCCTCGGTCGGCGTGACCCGGATCGTCCAGGTCGGCTGCGACCTGCCGGGCGCGGTCTGGGCGGTCGAGGCCGCCGAGCAGTACCCGAACCTGATCGCCGGCGTCGCCCTGCACCCGAACGAGGCGCCCAAGCTGAAGGCCGCCGGTGAGCTGGACAGCGCGCTGGCCGAGATCGAGCGGCTCGCGGCGGCCTCGGCCAAGGTCCGGGTGATCGGCGAGACCGGGCTGGACTACTTCCGCACCGGCGAGGACGGCCGGGCCGCGCAGCACGAGTCGTTCGCGGCGCACATCGAGCTGGCCAAGCGGCTGGACAAGACGCTGATGATCCACGACCGCGACGCGCACGACGACATCCTCGCGATCCTGGACACCGAAGGCGTTCCGGACCGGGTGGTGATGCACTGCTTCTCCGGCGACACGGAGTTCGCCCGCCGGTGCGTCGAGCGCGGGGCGTTCCTCAGCTTCGCCGGGGTGGTGACGTTCAAGAACGCCCAGTCGCTGCGGGACGCGCTGGCGGTGACCCCGCTGGACCGGGTCCTGGTGGAGACCGACGCGCCGTACCTGACCCCGTCGCCGCACCGCGGTCAGCCGAACGCGTCGTACCTGGTCCCGCACACCGTCCGGAGGATGGCCGGCGTGCTGAACATCTCCGTCGCCGAGCTGTGCGGCGCGCTGTCCGACAACGCCGACCGGGCGTTCGGCGGACGCTGGTAG